In a single window of the Alphaproteobacteria bacterium LSUCC0684 genome:
- a CDS encoding ABC transporter ATP-binding protein yields MEQKMLISARDLSVSFRIGKSLFSHANLKAVDNVSLNIPKGSFFGIVGESGSGKTTLGRALLRAAPITGGNAIYQDDEVRYDLTNIGKDELGDYRRRAQLIFQDPYAALSPRMTVRDIIAEPLEVMKITSSREETDARVREIAAKCRLNLEHLRRFPHAFSGGQRQRISIARALVSRPQFIIADEAVAALDVSIQADVLNLLKQLQAEMGLTFMFISHDLSVVAHTCDHVAVMYLGRLVEIAPTRKLFAAPRHPYTKALFSAIPSLNPDERGKAQKLEGEIPSPTNQPPGCKFHTRCPHAVDICKSAEPRLEVADGEHEVACHRWKELFA; encoded by the coding sequence ATGGAGCAGAAGATGCTGATTTCCGCCAGGGATCTTTCGGTCAGCTTCCGGATTGGCAAGAGTCTCTTCAGTCACGCAAATCTCAAGGCCGTGGATAATGTATCGCTGAATATCCCGAAAGGGTCATTCTTCGGGATCGTGGGGGAGTCCGGCTCCGGCAAGACGACACTTGGCCGCGCATTGCTGCGGGCTGCTCCGATTACAGGTGGCAACGCGATCTATCAGGATGATGAGGTTCGTTACGACCTGACCAATATCGGAAAGGATGAGCTTGGGGATTACAGGCGCAGGGCACAACTGATCTTTCAGGACCCTTATGCCGCACTATCCCCGCGGATGACGGTCCGTGACATTATCGCCGAGCCGCTCGAAGTCATGAAGATCACCTCATCGCGTGAAGAAACCGACGCAAGGGTCCGGGAGATCGCCGCTAAATGCAGGCTTAATCTTGAGCATCTGCGGCGGTTCCCGCATGCGTTTTCCGGTGGCCAGCGCCAGCGGATCTCCATTGCCCGTGCTCTTGTTTCCCGCCCGCAGTTCATCATCGCCGATGAAGCCGTGGCGGCGCTGGATGTGTCCATCCAGGCGGATGTGCTCAATCTGCTCAAGCAGCTGCAGGCAGAGATGGGGCTGACCTTCATGTTCATCAGCCATGATCTGAGCGTCGTTGCCCATACATGTGATCACGTGGCGGTGATGTATCTTGGCCGTCTGGTTGAAATCGCGCCGACCAGAAAACTCTTTGCGGCGCCGCGGCATCCCTACACGAAAGCGCTTTTCTCCGCGATCCCCTCGCTCAATCCCGATGAGCGCGGCAAGGCCCAGAAACTGGAAGGGGAGATTCCCTCGCCAACCAATCAGCCGCCGGGGTGCAAATTCCATACACGCTGCCCCCATGCGGTGGATATCTGCAAATCCGCCGAGCCCAGGCTTGAGGTTGCCGATGGCGAACACGAAGTCGCCTGCCACCGCTGGAAGGAACTTTTTGCCTGA
- a CDS encoding DMT family transporter: MFILSGMLLFSVQDVLIRMMASEGSLVQIMVFRGLLGCLVLMAFLRLTGRPIRIGSAYPVLALIRILLFFSGFLAFYFALSGMSLAEATSLFFVSPIFITIISKLVFKSDVGWYRGAAIVGGFAGVLMIIKPSPGQFNAIALLPVFTALGYAIAMMIARHTRDKDTIFQQMLQLYIGSAVFGTVAALALNLLGIDADTFPELDYLVRSWSFDNPFLLLAMATVAAFGSLGMLLLTSAYRVGSPPVLAPFEYSLLLLASLFGYLLFDEIPDLLSGIGMVTIVASGLFIFIREGVRRKPLAVKTSLRT, translated from the coding sequence TTGTTTATTCTATCCGGCATGCTTCTCTTCAGCGTGCAGGATGTGCTGATCCGGATGATGGCAAGCGAAGGCTCGCTTGTCCAGATCATGGTTTTCCGTGGTCTGCTTGGCTGTCTTGTGCTGATGGCGTTTCTTCGCCTGACCGGGCGGCCCATTCGCATAGGTTCAGCCTATCCTGTTCTGGCCCTGATCCGTATCCTGCTTTTCTTCAGTGGCTTTCTGGCCTTTTATTTTGCTCTTTCAGGCATGAGTCTGGCCGAGGCCACCAGTCTCTTTTTTGTCAGCCCTATTTTCATCACGATCATTTCAAAACTGGTCTTCAAGAGCGATGTGGGCTGGTATCGGGGGGCGGCGATTGTTGGCGGCTTTGCCGGTGTGCTGATGATCATCAAACCCTCACCGGGGCAGTTCAACGCGATAGCCCTGTTGCCGGTATTCACCGCCCTTGGTTATGCGATTGCCATGATGATCGCGCGGCATACCCGGGACAAGGATACGATCTTCCAGCAGATGCTCCAGCTTTACATCGGCAGTGCTGTTTTCGGCACGGTCGCGGCGCTGGCGCTCAACCTCCTCGGCATTGATGCCGATACCTTTCCCGAGTTGGATTATCTCGTCCGGAGCTGGAGCTTTGACAATCCCTTCCTTCTTCTGGCCATGGCGACGGTGGCGGCATTCGGCAGTCTCGGGATGCTGCTGCTGACAAGCGCTTATCGGGTCGGCTCGCCGCCGGTTCTGGCACCGTTCGAATATTCCCTTCTGTTGCTGGCATCCCTTTTTGGCTATCTTCTTTTCGATGAGATACCAGATCTCCTTTCGGGTATCGGGATGGTGACGATTGTTGCCAGCGGTCTCTTCATTTTTATCCGCGAAGGGGTGCGGCGCAAGCCGCTGGCGGTCAAGACCTCGCTCCGGACATGA
- a CDS encoding Lrp/AsnC family transcriptional regulator — MNTSTAGPTRVFVQLRCRPGTAYDVADQIYEREIVSELYSTSGEWDLFMIIYIPSGEEVGRFINDNILDIPNIDRSLTTLTFKAF; from the coding sequence ATGAACACTTCCACCGCCGGGCCGACCCGGGTTTTTGTTCAACTCCGTTGCCGCCCGGGAACAGCCTATGATGTGGCCGATCAGATCTATGAGCGGGAAATCGTCTCGGAACTCTACTCAACCAGCGGGGAGTGGGATCTTTTCATGATCATCTACATCCCTTCCGGCGAAGAGGTTGGCCGTTTCATCAACGACAATATTCTCGACATCCCGAATATTGACCGCTCCCTGACCACCCTGACCTTCAAGGCATTCTAG
- a CDS encoding DMT family transporter, translating to MKIALFEGPAKDRPMAALGLLLMGVSFLALQDSMIKMFAPATTFWQFQAIRSVFNLIFILFLAKASIGIGQLWPNRPWPVFMRALMLTCCMLFFFGAAPQISVSQMAAGLYTYPFFITLMAGPFLGEAIGPWRLAALGLGMAGAFTVLDPLAEGFRWVQIMPVIAGFFYALNLLILRRWCRNESPLAIAFIVALVFIIFGTTGGTIISSLPLAAETRSAVPFLLNVWPEISLAVLGFCLFASCLNLTGNICLSRAYQTADSSWLAPADFSYLLFVAIWSRVFYETWPTPQAATGMAMIALAGGVTALRERLRSRVPPALEARQK from the coding sequence ATGAAAATAGCTCTTTTCGAGGGACCAGCAAAAGACCGCCCCATGGCCGCACTCGGCCTGCTGCTGATGGGGGTGAGTTTCCTTGCCCTTCAGGACTCGATGATCAAGATGTTCGCGCCGGCAACTACCTTCTGGCAGTTTCAGGCCATACGATCCGTCTTCAACCTGATCTTTATCCTCTTTCTCGCAAAAGCATCCATCGGGATAGGGCAGCTCTGGCCCAACCGGCCCTGGCCTGTTTTCATGCGCGCGCTGATGCTGACCTGCTGCATGCTGTTTTTCTTCGGCGCCGCCCCCCAGATCAGCGTCAGCCAGATGGCGGCGGGGCTGTACACCTACCCCTTTTTCATCACGCTGATGGCGGGCCCGTTTCTTGGTGAGGCGATCGGCCCCTGGCGGCTTGCCGCCCTCGGGCTCGGCATGGCCGGGGCATTTACGGTGCTTGACCCGCTGGCTGAAGGGTTCCGCTGGGTGCAGATCATGCCGGTCATTGCCGGGTTTTTCTATGCCCTGAACCTTTTGATCCTCCGGCGCTGGTGCCGCAATGAAAGCCCTCTTGCGATTGCCTTTATTGTCGCGCTGGTGTTTATCATCTTCGGCACAACGGGCGGGACCATCATCTCCTCCCTGCCGCTTGCTGCCGAAACCCGTTCAGCTGTTCCTTTCCTGCTGAACGTCTGGCCGGAGATCAGCCTTGCCGTCCTCGGCTTCTGTCTTTTCGCCTCATGCCTTAATCTGACGGGGAATATCTGCCTCAGCCGTGCCTATCAGACGGCGGACAGCAGCTGGCTGGCGCCGGCGGATTTCAGCTATCTTCTTTTTGTGGCGATATGGAGCCGGGTGTTCTACGAAACCTGGCCGACGCCGCAGGCCGCAACCGGCATGGCGATGATCGCGCTTGCCGGCGGGGTGACCGCGTTAAGGGAGCGGCTTCGCAGCCGGGTACCTCCAGCCCTTGAAGCACGGCAGAAATAG
- a CDS encoding NAD(P)-binding domain-containing protein, producing MQQYGLVGLGNLGGKIADNLLKAGFPLKIHDTGKAKVTSPIQKTSRSGQARPE from the coding sequence ATGCAGCAATATGGTCTTGTCGGGCTGGGCAACCTTGGCGGCAAGATAGCCGATAATCTCCTCAAGGCAGGCTTCCCGCTCAAAATTCATGACACGGGCAAGGCCAAAGTGACGTCACCCATTCAAAAAACTTCCAGATCAGGACAGGCTAGACCGGAATGA
- a CDS encoding enoyl-CoA hydratase/isomerase family protein, with amino-acid sequence MNTIHLEQADGVAKLTLNRPDVLNAINEAMVAETNAAMAELAADDQVRAIVVTGAGRSFSAGFDMKEAAAKEISGRDAWREVLLRDFDFVMQFWTCPKPTIAAVHGYCLAGAFELMLATDISVADRSALFGMPEVRFGSGIITMLAPWVTGPKQAKELLLTGHDRFTADQCLTMGVINRVVADGTAGDEAHAIASQIAHSAAKSVQLTKQAINRSYEMARMREALDAALEIDLEIESDESPERLEFNSIRKEKGLKAALAWRDSKFT; translated from the coding sequence ATGAATACCATCCATCTTGAACAGGCCGATGGCGTTGCGAAGCTGACATTGAACAGGCCCGATGTGCTCAATGCCATTAACGAGGCCATGGTTGCCGAAACCAACGCGGCGATGGCTGAACTGGCCGCGGATGACCAGGTGCGAGCCATTGTTGTCACGGGAGCGGGGCGGAGTTTTTCCGCCGGATTTGACATGAAGGAAGCGGCGGCAAAGGAGATCAGCGGCCGGGACGCCTGGCGTGAGGTGCTCTTGCGTGATTTTGATTTTGTCATGCAATTCTGGACCTGCCCGAAGCCGACCATTGCGGCGGTGCATGGATACTGCCTTGCCGGTGCGTTTGAGCTCATGCTCGCAACCGATATCAGCGTTGCCGACAGATCGGCGCTCTTCGGCATGCCCGAAGTCCGTTTCGGCTCCGGCATCATCACCATGCTGGCGCCCTGGGTGACGGGGCCGAAACAGGCAAAGGAGCTGCTTCTGACCGGCCATGACCGCTTCACCGCCGATCAATGCCTGACCATGGGGGTGATCAACCGCGTCGTTGCGGATGGCACGGCCGGGGACGAAGCCCATGCCATCGCCAGCCAGATTGCGCATTCAGCGGCAAAATCGGTTCAGCTCACCAAACAGGCCATCAACCGCAGCTACGAGATGGCGCGGATGCGTGAGGCGCTCGACGCTGCGCTGGAAATCGACCTTGAGATCGAGAGCGATGAAAGCCCTGAACGGCTCGAGTTCAACTCCATCCGAAAGGAAAAGGGGTTGAAAGCTGCCCTCGCCTGGCGGGACAGCAAGTTCACCTAG